The Arcanobacterium pinnipediorum genome includes a region encoding these proteins:
- a CDS encoding carboxymuconolactone decarboxylase family protein, producing MTDVSSSANENPRFKPPYIDVEMPSVYNAMEGVAVALGSAFDEVELDRNFVELAYVRASQLNGCSTCLSVHVPRALSVGVTQQQIDLLPSWRHAKKVYSDAEKMVIEMAEVITRLPEDASYEDLLSRAREFFTKEQLVALEWGIIAINAFNRVSVVSQHPVRKRPRN from the coding sequence ATGACTGACGTTTCATCCTCAGCCAACGAGAACCCACGTTTCAAGCCACCCTACATCGACGTTGAAATGCCTTCGGTTTATAACGCCATGGAAGGTGTTGCAGTTGCATTGGGCTCGGCATTTGACGAGGTGGAACTCGACCGCAATTTTGTCGAGTTGGCTTATGTTCGCGCCTCACAGCTTAACGGTTGCAGCACATGTCTCTCCGTACACGTACCGCGTGCATTAAGCGTTGGCGTTACTCAACAACAAATCGATCTACTACCATCGTGGCGGCACGCGAAGAAGGTTTATTCCGATGCGGAAAAGATGGTGATCGAGATGGCCGAAGTTATTACTCGCCTGCCCGAAGATGCCTCCTACGAAGATCTGCTTAGCCGTGCTCGGGAGTTCTTCACCAAAGAACAGCTAGTTGCCTTGGAATGGGGAATCATCGCAATCAATGCCTTTAACCGAGTTTCCGTCGTTTCCCAACATCCGGTTCGCAAGCGGCCACGCAACTAA
- a CDS encoding glycosyltransferase, translated as MNIEQHVAVIIPAMNEEERISATIGAARAIPHVDLVVVVDDGSSDKTQEVARQNGATVVRHAVNRGKAAAMETGAAVVAMRDVEGQPARALLFLDADLGESAIECAPLVHTVFSGTVDCAIAYLPPQKGAGGHGIVTKTGRNGIKALTGWVPRQPLSGQRCITRTAFDVITPLAPGWGVEVGMTIDLLVAGFTVQEVPCDLHHRVSTNDFAGQLHRAAQLRGVLKALASRTIHRHTVHTAHRPPVIDGEPFNAYGA; from the coding sequence GTGAATATCGAACAACATGTTGCAGTCATTATCCCGGCAATGAATGAAGAAGAGCGGATTTCCGCCACCATCGGCGCCGCCCGGGCTATTCCGCATGTCGATCTCGTCGTCGTCGTCGATGACGGTTCGTCAGACAAAACCCAAGAAGTTGCTCGCCAAAATGGTGCAACTGTTGTCCGCCATGCCGTTAATCGGGGCAAAGCTGCTGCGATGGAAACAGGGGCTGCAGTTGTTGCCATGCGCGACGTCGAAGGGCAACCGGCTCGTGCGCTTCTCTTTCTCGATGCCGACCTGGGCGAATCAGCTATAGAATGCGCCCCGCTCGTCCACACCGTATTCAGTGGAACAGTTGACTGCGCAATCGCCTATCTACCGCCACAAAAAGGCGCTGGCGGTCACGGGATCGTCACGAAAACCGGACGCAACGGGATTAAAGCACTCACTGGCTGGGTTCCCCGCCAACCACTATCTGGTCAGCGATGCATCACCCGCACCGCGTTCGATGTTATCACCCCACTAGCGCCGGGTTGGGGTGTGGAAGTAGGAATGACGATCGACCTGCTCGTTGCCGGATTCACCGTACAAGAAGTGCCGTGCGATCTACATCATCGCGTCTCAACTAACGATTTTGCCGGCCAACTCCACCGGGCTGCCCAACTGCGTGGCGTACTCAAAGCATTGGCTTCACGTACGATCCACCGTCATACGGTACACACCGCACATCGTCCCCCAGTCATCGACGGCGAACCGTTTAACGCCTACGGAGCCTAA
- a CDS encoding galactose-1-phosphate uridylyltransferase: MSDDKLTDFYSAVDALIDYAHTHLKLDPTDSDWARNQIFALFGLNSYRPTGATGSDHERPDAILEQLRETGIAAGLFDESQAESLCDQMMGIVSLSPSAMKRVFLTDVETHGGSQAMANLYDYSIKNNYVRRSVLDQNPRFETNGLIITINKAKPEFKSAAKAQAGNSVAGGYPKCSICHENEGFAGRTKFTLRTVPLTLDGQSWFWQFSPYGYLYEHGIAVNYEHTPMHVDRGTFRRLMDFVDQFPDLFIGSNAALPRIGGSVLGHDHYQAGGEKLPMHVAGSWKTFIAADFPQARIEILDWHNTAVRVVSTDREAIEELSARIHEAWINYHNEELGIIPRDGDDVFSAVSPTVLLTERGYEMSIILRSNITSEEYPEGVFHAHPEFFAIKQESIGLIEAQGLFILPGRLDTQLDQLAQLLQEDRELPEELSEFAGVFAELRELIGDSRDADVIAQAIRDELGSVCQRILENTAVFKDHRITQGFLEGLGFTPEN, encoded by the coding sequence ATGAGCGACGATAAGCTCACCGATTTCTATTCTGCAGTCGATGCTCTCATCGACTACGCTCACACTCATCTCAAACTCGACCCCACCGATAGTGACTGGGCACGCAACCAGATCTTCGCGCTTTTCGGATTGAACTCATATCGCCCAACCGGCGCAACCGGCAGTGACCATGAGCGCCCCGATGCGATCCTCGAACAGTTACGCGAAACCGGAATAGCTGCCGGGTTGTTCGACGAGAGCCAAGCTGAGTCCCTATGCGACCAAATGATGGGGATCGTGAGCTTATCGCCCTCGGCGATGAAACGCGTCTTTCTCACCGACGTCGAAACCCACGGTGGCTCCCAAGCCATGGCGAACCTCTACGATTATTCGATCAAGAACAACTATGTTCGCCGCTCGGTACTCGATCAAAATCCACGCTTTGAAACCAACGGTCTGATTATTACCATTAACAAAGCCAAGCCGGAGTTTAAGAGCGCAGCTAAAGCCCAAGCAGGAAACTCAGTAGCAGGCGGCTACCCCAAGTGCTCAATCTGCCACGAAAATGAAGGCTTTGCTGGCCGAACCAAATTCACGTTGCGTACCGTGCCATTAACCCTTGATGGGCAGTCGTGGTTCTGGCAATTCTCCCCATACGGCTACCTCTACGAGCATGGCATTGCAGTAAATTACGAGCATACGCCTATGCACGTCGATCGCGGAACTTTCCGCCGATTAATGGATTTCGTAGACCAGTTCCCGGATCTGTTTATCGGCTCCAACGCGGCACTGCCACGTATTGGAGGATCAGTATTAGGTCACGATCACTATCAGGCCGGTGGCGAAAAGCTCCCAATGCATGTTGCTGGGAGCTGGAAGACCTTCATCGCTGCTGACTTCCCGCAAGCACGAATCGAGATCCTAGACTGGCACAACACTGCAGTGCGCGTCGTATCAACGGATCGTGAAGCGATTGAAGAGCTCTCCGCACGCATCCACGAAGCCTGGATCAACTACCATAACGAAGAACTCGGCATTATTCCGCGCGATGGTGACGATGTATTTTCTGCCGTATCGCCAACAGTTTTACTCACTGAACGCGGATATGAAATGTCGATCATTCTCCGATCGAATATCACCAGCGAAGAGTACCCTGAAGGAGTCTTCCACGCCCACCCAGAGTTCTTTGCCATCAAGCAAGAATCGATCGGACTGATTGAAGCTCAAGGTCTGTTTATTTTGCCTGGCCGCCTGGACACTCAGCTCGACCAGCTAGCTCAACTCCTACAAGAAGACCGCGAACTGCCCGAAGAACTCAGCGAATTTGCTGGTGTTTTCGCAGAATTGCGCGAGCTGATTGGAGATAGTCGTGATGCGGATGTTATCGCACAAGCGATTCGGGACGAGCTTGGAAGCGTCTGCCAGCGTATCCTAGAAAATACCGCAGTGTTTAAGGACCACCGAATCACTCAAGGCTTCCTTGAAGGCCTCGGATTCACCCCCGAAAACTAA
- the galE gene encoding UDP-glucose 4-epimerase GalE — translation MTTVLVAGGAGYIGTHTTVALVEKGFDVVCVDNYSNSSPQALQRVEQIIGKPVRAYEGDLRDEELLDQIFTENTIDWVIHFAGMKAVGESVEKPLEYYDNNVGGALVLLRSMRRHGVKKIIFSSSATVYGDPQTLPITEETPAAQATNPYGWTKVFEEQILTDLHRADPEWTVVLLRYFNPVGAHESGLIGEDPKGIPANLTPYVAKVAIGELEKVNVFGDDYDTADGTGVRDYIHVMDLAQGHVAAASNIEQAGVYVYNLGTGHGYSVLEVIKAYEKAVGKEIPYVIQPRRDGDVASSYADASKARQDLQWEAQYTMDDMAATSMNWQQKNPHGYQK, via the coding sequence ATGACAACAGTTCTTGTTGCCGGTGGCGCTGGATATATCGGTACCCACACCACCGTGGCACTCGTGGAAAAAGGCTTCGACGTCGTGTGCGTCGATAACTATTCCAACTCATCCCCGCAAGCTCTCCAACGCGTCGAACAGATCATCGGCAAACCAGTACGCGCCTATGAAGGCGACCTGCGCGACGAAGAACTCCTCGATCAGATTTTCACCGAGAACACGATCGACTGGGTTATTCACTTCGCGGGAATGAAGGCAGTGGGTGAGTCCGTTGAAAAGCCACTCGAATACTATGACAACAACGTCGGTGGCGCACTGGTCTTGCTACGTTCGATGCGCCGCCACGGAGTGAAGAAGATTATCTTCTCATCTTCGGCAACCGTCTATGGCGATCCGCAAACCCTGCCGATCACCGAAGAAACTCCGGCTGCTCAAGCAACTAACCCATATGGTTGGACGAAGGTATTTGAAGAGCAGATTTTGACCGATCTGCATCGCGCTGATCCAGAATGGACAGTCGTCTTGCTACGGTACTTCAACCCAGTAGGTGCACACGAATCCGGGTTGATCGGTGAAGATCCTAAGGGTATTCCAGCAAATCTGACCCCATATGTTGCCAAAGTTGCGATCGGAGAACTCGAAAAGGTCAATGTGTTTGGCGATGATTACGATACTGCCGACGGTACCGGTGTGCGCGACTATATCCACGTCATGGATCTAGCCCAAGGTCACGTTGCTGCCGCGTCGAATATCGAACAGGCCGGTGTTTATGTATACAACTTGGGAACTGGTCACGGCTACTCCGTACTCGAAGTTATCAAGGCATACGAGAAGGCAGTGGGCAAAGAGATTCCGTACGTTATCCAGCCGCGTCGTGACGGCGACGTTGCGTCCTCATACGCCGATGCGTCCAAGGCTCGCCAGGACCTGCAGTGGGAAGCCCAGTACACCATGGATGATATGGCAGCTACCTCGATGAACTGGCAGCAAAAGAATCCACACGGATACCAGAAGTAA
- a CDS encoding ISL3 family transposase has product MNQKLERTFTAYDPTVILARLVSLKDIRVLAYHRHGSQQEIEIEQVLKRPTCPRCESLARVKERPRVRYIDLPVYGRSMSLLWRKHRWYCPNVACDVGSWTSQDKRIAAQRCQMTTRAAKWATQQVGMGRTISEVAAELGCSWHTVNDAVTMYGQVLLQADRKRLNKTHAIGLDETSFVRIQGHRTSYVTTVCDVEHHQIIDIIPSCNYIDVARYLKDQPNAWKARIRYATLDMSPTYRAVYNVVLPQATQIADHFHVITLANRVLDTVRRRVQNQTLGHRGHKKDPLYKIRRLLTYGSEKLLPAMVQRLESMLVLGDPHAEVAIAYRIKERLREFYQQTDLGVATTMLAELIQTCLDVAMPPEIQQLGRTLQRWQLQILAYHQTHLSNSITEALNNLIKRIKRIGFGFTNFNNYRIRALLYAGKPNWRLLHNIFV; this is encoded by the coding sequence GTGAATCAAAAACTTGAACGTACCTTCACCGCTTATGATCCTACCGTAATTCTTGCTCGGCTTGTGAGTTTGAAAGATATTCGCGTCTTGGCGTATCACCGTCATGGCTCTCAACAGGAAATCGAAATTGAACAAGTCCTTAAGAGACCAACATGCCCACGTTGTGAAAGTCTTGCACGCGTTAAAGAAAGGCCAAGAGTACGGTATATAGATTTACCTGTCTATGGTCGGTCTATGAGCTTGTTATGGCGTAAGCACCGCTGGTATTGTCCAAACGTTGCATGTGATGTTGGTTCATGGACAAGTCAAGATAAACGTATTGCTGCTCAACGTTGCCAGATGACTACCAGGGCAGCTAAATGGGCGACCCAGCAAGTAGGCATGGGACGAACAATTAGCGAAGTCGCAGCTGAACTTGGTTGTTCTTGGCACACAGTCAATGATGCAGTAACTATGTATGGTCAAGTGTTACTACAAGCAGACCGTAAGCGTTTAAACAAGACTCACGCAATCGGGCTTGATGAAACAAGTTTCGTTCGCATACAAGGACACCGCACAAGTTATGTCACTACGGTATGTGACGTCGAGCATCATCAAATCATTGATATTATCCCAAGCTGTAACTACATAGACGTAGCCCGCTATTTAAAAGACCAGCCCAACGCTTGGAAAGCACGAATCCGCTATGCCACTTTAGACATGAGCCCAACATACCGTGCTGTGTATAACGTGGTATTACCCCAGGCAACTCAAATAGCTGATCATTTCCATGTGATTACGTTAGCCAATCGTGTGTTAGATACTGTACGTAGACGCGTACAAAATCAGACCTTGGGACACCGTGGGCATAAAAAAGATCCTTTATACAAGATTCGGCGTTTACTGACATATGGTAGTGAAAAACTACTGCCAGCAATGGTCCAGCGTCTAGAAAGCATGCTTGTGTTAGGAGATCCTCACGCTGAAGTAGCGATTGCGTATCGGATAAAAGAACGCTTACGAGAGTTTTATCAGCAAACAGATCTTGGTGTTGCGACCACCATGCTTGCAGAATTGATACAAACATGCCTGGATGTGGCTATGCCCCCAGAAATTCAGCAGCTAGGACGCACGCTACAACGATGGCAGCTTCAAATCTTGGCGTATCATCAAACGCATCTTTCTAATTCCATCACCGAGGCGTTAAACAATCTCATCAAACGTATTAAACGTATCGGATTTGGGTTCACGAATTTCAACAACTATCGCATTCGTGCATTACTGTATGCCGGTAAACCTAACTGGAGACTGCTGCATAATATCTTCGTGTAA
- a CDS encoding diacylglycerol/lipid kinase family protein, producing MKWELVLLVLTFIVSLVALIGMLENRRAIRAIVLERRRTSTARVEETESSVPSLQSDHGPVYVVYNPTKKANWDQIRAELSRVAHDASLPEPIWLETTAEDPGVSQTQQAIEAGASVVIAAGGDGTVRVVAEGLIHSGIPIGLLPVGTGNLLARNLNLPLDDIHQLATIALTGANRKIDVGVLTVRKPSVALPEHLRGEHNYVAEAGRYVFVVNSGMGLDAEIMAEAQANQKLKDYLGWAAYVKAALPHILAPKMKATITTGRNGRPLKTDARTVMFLNCGELVGGIVLDATAQADDGWIELAIIDTKRGLIGWIDLLRRAGNQSRGQTSTEIPGIPAQAALDVHRITQASLETEHAHPVQVDGDVLGYTNRVHSQILPQALNVRVLR from the coding sequence ATGAAATGGGAATTAGTGCTCTTAGTCTTGACTTTTATCGTTAGCCTTGTGGCACTAATCGGCATGCTAGAAAACAGGCGCGCCATTCGCGCGATAGTCCTAGAACGACGTCGAACTAGCACGGCGCGCGTGGAGGAAACAGAATCGAGTGTGCCTAGTTTGCAGTCCGACCACGGGCCGGTCTACGTGGTATATAACCCGACGAAGAAAGCAAACTGGGATCAGATTCGTGCCGAGCTGAGCCGTGTGGCCCACGATGCCTCACTGCCCGAACCGATCTGGTTAGAGACCACCGCTGAGGATCCAGGTGTTAGCCAAACCCAGCAAGCAATAGAGGCAGGAGCCTCGGTAGTGATTGCAGCCGGTGGGGATGGTACGGTGCGAGTGGTTGCTGAGGGATTAATCCACTCCGGTATTCCCATCGGGTTACTGCCAGTGGGTACCGGCAACTTATTGGCACGAAATCTGAATCTACCCCTAGACGATATCCACCAGCTGGCAACGATTGCACTAACTGGCGCGAACCGCAAGATCGACGTCGGCGTACTGACGGTGCGTAAACCTTCAGTTGCGTTGCCGGAACATTTGCGAGGCGAACACAATTATGTTGCTGAAGCAGGACGATACGTCTTCGTCGTCAATTCTGGAATGGGGCTCGATGCTGAAATCATGGCCGAAGCCCAAGCCAATCAGAAACTTAAAGACTATCTCGGTTGGGCAGCCTATGTTAAGGCCGCACTGCCCCACATTTTAGCGCCTAAGATGAAGGCAACGATTACGACCGGCCGGAACGGCAGACCGCTGAAAACTGATGCTCGCACTGTTATGTTCCTCAACTGCGGTGAACTTGTTGGTGGAATCGTTCTTGATGCAACTGCTCAAGCTGACGATGGTTGGATTGAGTTGGCTATTATTGACACCAAGCGCGGGCTTATCGGCTGGATTGATCTGCTGCGCCGGGCTGGTAACCAAAGCCGCGGGCAAACAAGTACTGAAATCCCGGGTATTCCGGCACAAGCTGCCCTCGATGTTCACCGTATTACCCAAGCCTCACTGGAAACCGAGCATGCTCATCCGGTGCAGGTCGATGGTGACGTTTTGGGATATACCAACCGAGTTCATTCCCAGATCCTTCCGCAGGCTCTCAATGTTCGAGTGCTGCGATGA
- a CDS encoding HAD family hydrolase, with translation MTIHNSQQSADDLPDSLPYFTDVLRASSLPKAGPDLLLAIDLDGTTLHHDATVSERMRQAVHAHIAAGTTLIFATGRGITGTQVALGDIGIERGVVVACNGAITASIGGVIPDSETTPLPDFLGENGPAFRLVASHTFDPSREIEILSAGLPSDVWFALETLDEPTRVTYPFPPDELSGPSRLVPLSELSSTKATRLTVRAAKMTARELLDAVAELGLHGVEYAVGWSAWMDITPEGVSKASALEELRLRFGIDPYNTVAVGDSGNDVAMLEWATVGVAMGNAPQYVREYADALTDHVDDDGCAAVLEALL, from the coding sequence GTGACTATACATAACTCTCAACAGTCCGCAGATGATTTGCCGGACTCGTTGCCATACTTTACTGACGTCCTGCGCGCTTCGTCGCTCCCCAAAGCAGGACCAGACTTGTTGCTTGCTATTGATCTAGATGGCACAACCTTGCATCATGACGCAACGGTCTCTGAGCGGATGCGTCAGGCGGTTCATGCTCATATTGCTGCCGGAACAACTCTTATTTTCGCTACCGGACGCGGTATTACCGGAACTCAGGTAGCACTGGGGGATATTGGGATTGAGCGCGGTGTAGTAGTGGCCTGTAATGGCGCTATCACTGCCTCAATCGGAGGTGTAATTCCTGATTCTGAAACTACCCCGCTACCTGATTTTTTGGGTGAGAACGGTCCGGCATTCCGATTGGTTGCTTCGCATACGTTTGATCCTAGTCGCGAGATTGAGATTTTATCTGCGGGGCTACCTAGCGATGTGTGGTTTGCTTTGGAAACCCTTGACGAACCTACGCGCGTAACCTATCCGTTCCCTCCCGATGAATTGTCTGGTCCGAGCAGGCTGGTACCGTTATCGGAATTATCTTCAACAAAAGCTACCCGGCTAACTGTTCGCGCTGCGAAAATGACGGCACGCGAACTCCTTGATGCGGTAGCGGAGTTGGGTTTGCATGGCGTGGAGTATGCGGTGGGTTGGTCTGCCTGGATGGATATTACTCCCGAGGGTGTTTCTAAAGCCTCAGCGCTCGAAGAGTTGCGCCTGCGGTTTGGCATTGACCCATACAACACTGTTGCGGTGGGCGATTCCGGGAACGATGTGGCTATGTTGGAGTGGGCAACGGTCGGTGTTGCGATGGGCAATGCTCCCCAGTATGTTCGCGAGTATGCCGATGCGTTAACTGACCATGTTGACGACGACGGGTGTGCCGCTGTTTTAGAGGCTTTGCTATAA
- the serS gene encoding serine--tRNA ligase — MIDIRTLRDNPEAVRASQRARGDDPALVDAVLATDEKRRSTQQAFEDLRAQQKNLSRTVGKASPEERPAILAQAKEMSEQVKRLESEASAAAADFQAAMLKIANLVLPGVPAGGEDDYEVLREVGTIRDFAAEGFEPLDHLDVAEGLDAVDMERGTKVSGSRFYYLKGIGARLELALLTMAADQAEANGFTLMNTPTLVRPEVMGGTGFLGAHADEIYYLPADDLYLTGTSEVALAGYHTDEILDLSAGAKRYAGWSTCYRREAGSYGRDTRGIIRVHQFNKVEMFSFCTAEEAAEEHLRFLAWEEEMIQKMELPYRVINTAAGDLGSSAAQKFDCEAWLPTQNRYMEVTSTSNCTTFQARRLGIRERAGDGSTQAVATLNGTLATTRWLVAMFENHQQADGSLYIPQALRPYLGGRELVSPIGVS, encoded by the coding sequence ATGATCGATATTCGTACCCTTCGCGATAATCCAGAAGCAGTCCGCGCCTCCCAACGTGCCCGCGGCGATGATCCCGCACTTGTTGATGCTGTTCTTGCTACAGATGAAAAACGCCGCTCCACCCAGCAGGCCTTTGAAGATCTGCGCGCTCAGCAAAAGAATCTTTCTCGCACGGTGGGTAAAGCCTCACCTGAGGAACGTCCAGCGATTTTGGCTCAGGCAAAAGAAATGTCGGAACAGGTCAAGCGCCTAGAATCCGAAGCCAGTGCGGCGGCAGCTGATTTCCAGGCTGCGATGCTCAAGATTGCCAACCTTGTTCTGCCTGGCGTTCCAGCCGGCGGTGAAGATGATTACGAAGTATTGCGCGAGGTCGGCACGATCCGCGATTTTGCTGCCGAAGGATTTGAGCCTCTCGATCATCTCGACGTGGCTGAGGGCCTCGACGCAGTTGATATGGAACGCGGCACGAAGGTTTCTGGTTCGCGTTTCTACTACCTTAAAGGCATCGGGGCTCGGCTCGAGCTCGCATTGCTGACGATGGCTGCCGATCAGGCAGAAGCCAACGGTTTTACGTTGATGAACACCCCCACTCTGGTGCGACCAGAAGTGATGGGCGGTACCGGATTCTTAGGTGCACACGCCGATGAAATCTACTATCTTCCAGCCGATGATCTCTACCTAACTGGCACCTCAGAAGTAGCTCTGGCCGGCTACCACACTGATGAGATTCTCGATCTGAGCGCAGGCGCAAAGCGTTACGCTGGCTGGTCTACCTGTTATCGTCGCGAAGCTGGCTCCTATGGCCGTGATACGCGCGGAATTATTCGCGTCCACCAATTCAACAAAGTTGAAATGTTCTCGTTTTGCACGGCTGAAGAAGCAGCTGAAGAACATTTGCGTTTCTTGGCCTGGGAAGAAGAAATGATCCAAAAGATGGAACTTCCTTACCGGGTCATCAATACTGCTGCGGGCGATCTTGGCTCTTCGGCGGCACAAAAGTTTGATTGTGAAGCATGGCTTCCAACCCAAAACCGTTATATGGAAGTGACCTCGACGTCGAATTGTACAACCTTCCAGGCTCGCCGCCTTGGTATCCGCGAGCGCGCTGGTGATGGCTCAACCCAAGCTGTTGCTACCCTCAACGGCACGTTAGCAACTACGCGATGGCTGGTTGCTATGTTTGAAAACCATCAGCAAGCTGACGGTTCCCTATATATTCCACAAGCCTTGCGTCCTTATCTTGGTGGCCGCGAGCTTGTCTCACCGATTGGTGTTTCGTAA
- a CDS encoding phosphotransferase enzyme family protein: MSEVLDIATQFAISGELESSIPWGDGHINRTYRVKTTSGDYILQHINTTIFKDVASLMNNIKLVTEHLARKGKETLEIIPTRDGKLYYEHADEFFRMYRYIDNSLSYSLATSSQMVRSVARTFGQFQNDLADFDATLLAETIPFFHHTPTRYQNLLAAVEKDAAGRVADVEAEIAFFTERAEQYSHVTDLLATGEIPSRVTHNDTKINNILLDADSGAARAVIDLDTVMPGSLLYDFGDALRTGAALADEDEKDTAKVGFGLELYTAYCQGFIPVLRETLTPAELDLLAFSVKLMTAECGMRFLTDYIDGDIYFATAYSEHNLVRARNQIALVADIERKYDQMRKIATDVYNGNDGDHNGHEEK, encoded by the coding sequence ATGAGTGAAGTATTAGATATTGCAACCCAGTTCGCTATCTCAGGTGAGCTAGAATCTAGCATTCCGTGGGGTGATGGGCACATCAACCGCACCTATCGGGTCAAGACCACGAGCGGCGACTACATCTTGCAACACATCAACACCACAATCTTCAAAGACGTAGCGAGCTTGATGAACAACATCAAGCTCGTCACCGAGCACCTTGCCCGTAAAGGTAAGGAAACCTTGGAGATCATTCCCACTCGCGATGGCAAACTCTACTACGAGCACGCAGATGAATTCTTCCGGATGTATCGCTACATCGATAATTCACTGTCTTACTCCTTAGCTACCTCATCGCAGATGGTGCGATCAGTAGCGCGCACATTCGGCCAGTTCCAAAACGACCTAGCCGACTTCGATGCCACACTCCTAGCCGAAACCATTCCGTTTTTCCATCACACGCCAACACGCTACCAAAACCTGCTGGCAGCAGTGGAAAAGGATGCGGCCGGGCGCGTAGCTGACGTCGAGGCAGAAATCGCGTTCTTTACCGAGCGCGCCGAACAATACTCACACGTCACCGACCTCTTGGCTACTGGCGAGATCCCGTCGCGCGTAACGCACAACGACACCAAGATCAACAACATCTTGCTCGACGCAGACTCCGGCGCAGCCCGAGCCGTGATCGATCTCGATACCGTGATGCCCGGATCGCTACTCTACGACTTCGGAGACGCGCTACGAACCGGAGCCGCCCTGGCTGACGAAGACGAAAAAGACACCGCGAAAGTCGGCTTCGGGCTCGAACTCTACACCGCATACTGTCAAGGATTTATCCCGGTATTGCGCGAAACCCTCACCCCAGCCGAACTCGACCTGTTAGCGTTTTCGGTAAAGCTGATGACCGCCGAATGCGGTATGCGTTTCTTAACCGACTATATCGATGGCGATATTTACTTTGCGACCGCCTACAGCGAACATAATCTCGTGCGTGCCCGCAACCAAATCGCTCTCGTTGCCGATATTGAACGCAAATATGACCAGATGCGTAAGATCGCCACCGACGTCTACAACGGCAACGACGGCGATCACAACGGACACGAGGAGAAGTAA